One Streptomyces sp. R28 DNA window includes the following coding sequences:
- a CDS encoding DUF5708 family protein — translation MSQASKNLLEGVVTFLIGLPLWLFTEDVEVPVVTLTKVGLVMMCVGGALVLVGLSQRLRENR, via the coding sequence ATGAGCCAGGCGTCGAAGAACCTGCTGGAAGGTGTCGTCACCTTCCTGATCGGCCTGCCGCTGTGGTTGTTCACCGAGGACGTGGAGGTACCGGTCGTCACCCTGACCAAGGTCGGCCTGGTGATGATGTGCGTCGGCGGCGCCCTCGTCCTCGTGGGCCTGTCCCAACGGCTGCGCGAGAACCGCTAG
- a CDS encoding cob(I)yrinic acid a,c-diamide adenosyltransferase encodes MVNLTRIYTRTGDQGTTALGDMSRVAKTDLRISAYADANEANAVIGTAIALGGLDEEIVKVLTRVQNDLFDVGADLSTPVVENPQFPPLRVEQFYIDKLEADCDHFNEQLEKLRSFILPGGTPGAALLHQACTVVRRAERSTWAALEVHGEVMNPLTATYLNRLSDLLFILARTANKAEGDVLWVPGGER; translated from the coding sequence ATGGTCAATCTGACGCGCATCTACACCAGGACCGGCGACCAGGGCACCACCGCCCTCGGCGACATGAGCCGGGTCGCCAAGACCGATCTGCGGATCTCGGCGTACGCCGACGCCAACGAGGCGAACGCGGTGATCGGTACCGCGATCGCACTGGGCGGGCTCGACGAGGAGATCGTCAAGGTCCTCACCCGCGTGCAGAACGACCTGTTCGACGTGGGTGCGGACCTGTCGACGCCAGTGGTGGAGAACCCGCAGTTCCCGCCGCTGCGGGTCGAGCAGTTCTACATCGACAAGCTGGAAGCGGACTGCGACCACTTCAACGAGCAGTTGGAGAAGCTGCGGTCCTTCATCCTTCCGGGCGGTACGCCGGGCGCGGCCCTGCTGCACCAGGCCTGCACGGTCGTACGCCGGGCCGAGCGCTCTACGTGGGCCGCGCTGGAGGTGCACGGCGAGGTGATGAACCCGCTGACGGCGACGTACCTCAACCGCCTGTCGGATCTGCTGTTCATCTTGGCGCGGACGGCGAACAAAGCCGAGGGCGACGTCCTCTGGGTCCCGGGCGGGGAGCGCTAG
- a CDS encoding ABC transporter permease has translation MLLHDTALIYGRYLRQSLRSRFALLFGVLMPLLYLLFFGPLLTDLPLGGGGSSWQVLVPGLLLQLGLFGASFAGFAIIIETGQGVVERMRVTPVSRLALLLGRVLRDATVFVFQAVLLVLAALAMGLRAPVPGVLIGFAFVALLTVSLASLSYALAMKVRTPQEFGPAVNAMTMPMMLLSGLMLPMTLGPAWLDVLSHFVPFRYLVDAVRDAYVGSYATAHMLYGVLVAVAFAALAVTVGTRVFRTAGA, from the coding sequence ATGCTGCTTCACGACACCGCGCTGATCTACGGCCGCTACCTGCGCCAGTCCCTGCGCTCCCGCTTCGCCCTGCTCTTCGGCGTGCTGATGCCGCTGCTGTACCTGCTCTTCTTCGGTCCGCTCCTCACCGATCTGCCGCTCGGCGGAGGCGGCAGCTCGTGGCAGGTGCTGGTGCCCGGACTGTTGCTCCAACTCGGCTTGTTCGGGGCGTCGTTCGCGGGCTTCGCGATCATCATCGAGACCGGTCAGGGCGTGGTGGAGCGAATGCGGGTGACTCCCGTCAGCCGCCTGGCCCTGCTGCTGGGGCGCGTTCTGCGCGACGCCACCGTGTTCGTCTTCCAGGCGGTGCTGCTGGTGCTGGCGGCACTGGCGATGGGGCTGCGGGCTCCCGTGCCCGGCGTGCTGATCGGCTTCGCGTTCGTCGCGCTGCTGACGGTTTCGCTGGCCTCGCTGTCGTACGCGCTCGCCATGAAGGTCCGCACACCGCAGGAGTTCGGCCCGGCGGTCAACGCCATGACGATGCCGATGATGCTGCTGTCGGGCCTGATGCTGCCGATGACGCTGGGACCGGCGTGGCTGGACGTGCTGTCGCACTTCGTGCCGTTCCGCTATCTGGTGGACGCGGTGCGGGACGCGTACGTCGGCTCGTACGCGACGGCGCACATGCTGTACGGCGTTCTGGTCGCGGTCGCCTTCGCCGCGCTGGCCGTGACGGTGGGCACACGCGTGTTCCGAACCGCCGGAGCGTAA
- a CDS encoding ABC transporter ATP-binding protein, whose protein sequence is MPIISTAGLARTFQTKLGPVQAVRGIDLTVREGEILGFLGPNGAGKTTTLRMLTTLLAPTGGAATVAGCDLATDPAGVRRACGYVAQSGGVDPQITVREELVTQGRLYRLTKPQAAERAAELARDLGLIGLLDRKAGALSGGQRRRLDIAMALTHRPKVLFLDEPTTGLDPGSRADLWDLIRRLRDEHRTTVFLTTHYLDEADALSGRLVVVDKGVVVAEGTPSALKLRYGGSIDASLQDTFLAITGRGATPADAAPVAV, encoded by the coding sequence ATGCCCATCATCAGTACGGCCGGACTGGCCCGTACCTTCCAGACCAAGCTCGGCCCGGTCCAGGCCGTGCGCGGCATCGACCTGACCGTCCGCGAGGGCGAGATCCTCGGCTTCCTGGGACCGAACGGGGCCGGCAAGACGACGACCCTGCGGATGCTGACGACTTTGCTGGCCCCCACCGGAGGCGCCGCGACCGTCGCGGGCTGCGATCTCGCGACCGACCCCGCCGGGGTGCGCCGGGCCTGCGGGTACGTGGCCCAGTCGGGCGGCGTCGATCCGCAGATCACCGTGCGGGAGGAGCTGGTCACCCAAGGCCGCCTGTACCGCCTGACCAAGCCACAGGCGGCCGAGCGCGCCGCGGAGTTGGCCCGCGACCTGGGCCTGATCGGCCTCCTCGACCGCAAGGCCGGCGCCCTCTCCGGCGGCCAGCGGCGCCGCCTCGACATCGCGATGGCGCTCACCCACCGCCCGAAGGTCCTGTTCCTCGACGAGCCGACGACCGGCCTCGACCCCGGCAGCCGGGCCGACCTGTGGGACCTGATCCGGCGCCTGCGCGACGAGCACCGCACGACCGTCTTCCTGACCACGCACTACCTCGACGAGGCCGACGCCCTCTCCGGCCGCCTGGTCGTCGTCGACAAGGGCGTGGTCGTGGCGGAGGGCACGCCGAGCGCGCTGAAGCTGCGGTACGGCGGCTCGATCGACGCCTCGCTCCAGGACACGTTCCTCGCCATCACCGGCCGCGGCGCCACGCCGGCCGACGCCGCCCCCGTAGCCGTATAG
- a CDS encoding TetR/AcrR family transcriptional regulator, with the protein MAEGLRERKKRETRQRISDIATGLFLEHGFLAVTIADVAEAADVSVNTVYNYFPAKEDLFFDRSAGVVEQLSRWVRGRDEGESAARAVLRELRAEVEAVSPRIGLMEGYDRFMRVIHEAPPLRSRLWSLQQEIHDHLEATLREEAGAPDGDPLPGLIAGQISWCHQTVFVTVGREMLKGRNPDEVSREVLVLLDDIEELLSEKVLNYAVRGAQ; encoded by the coding sequence ATGGCTGAAGGGCTCAGGGAACGGAAGAAGCGCGAGACGCGACAGCGCATCTCGGACATCGCCACCGGGCTGTTCCTGGAGCACGGGTTCCTGGCGGTGACCATCGCGGACGTGGCCGAGGCCGCGGATGTCTCCGTGAACACCGTCTACAACTACTTCCCGGCGAAGGAGGACCTCTTCTTCGACCGCTCCGCCGGCGTCGTCGAGCAGCTCTCCCGCTGGGTGCGCGGCCGGGACGAGGGGGAGTCGGCCGCCCGGGCCGTGCTGCGCGAGCTGCGCGCCGAGGTCGAGGCGGTCTCGCCGCGGATCGGCCTCATGGAGGGCTACGACCGTTTCATGCGCGTCATCCACGAGGCGCCGCCGCTGCGCTCCCGGCTGTGGAGTCTGCAGCAGGAGATCCACGACCACCTCGAAGCCACCCTCCGCGAGGAGGCCGGCGCGCCCGACGGCGACCCGCTCCCGGGTCTGATCGCCGGTCAGATCTCCTGGTGTCATCAGACGGTCTTCGTCACCGTCGGCCGCGAGATGCTCAAGGGGCGCAATCCGGACGAAGTATCACGTGAGGTGCTCGTGCTTCTCGACGACATCGAGGAGCTGTTGAGTGAGAAGGTGCTCAACTACGCCGTCCGAGGCGCGCAATGA
- a CDS encoding 3-hydroxyacyl-CoA dehydrogenase family protein, which translates to MARKLAVIGAGLMGSGIAQVSAQAGWDVVLRDVTDEALKRGTDGIKASYDKFVSKGKLEAHDADAALARITATTDLDAVADADVVVEAVFEKLEVKHEIFRALDKIVRDDAVLASNTSAIPITKIAAATERPERVVGVHFFSPVPMMQLCELVRGYKTSDETLATAREFAESVGKTCIVVNRDVAGFVTTRLISALVVEAAKLYESGVATAEDIDLACKLGFGHAMGPLATADLTGVDILLHATSNIYTESQDEKFAPPELMRRMVDAGDIGRKSGQGFYSY; encoded by the coding sequence GTGGCACGGAAGCTTGCCGTCATCGGCGCCGGCTTGATGGGTTCCGGGATCGCCCAGGTCTCCGCTCAGGCGGGGTGGGACGTGGTCCTGCGTGACGTCACCGACGAGGCGCTGAAGCGCGGCACCGACGGCATCAAGGCGTCGTACGACAAATTCGTCAGCAAGGGCAAGCTGGAGGCGCACGACGCCGACGCCGCCCTCGCCCGTATCACCGCGACCACCGACCTGGACGCCGTCGCCGACGCGGACGTCGTCGTCGAGGCCGTCTTCGAGAAGCTCGAGGTCAAGCACGAGATCTTCCGCGCGCTCGACAAGATCGTGCGGGACGACGCCGTGCTCGCCTCCAACACCTCCGCGATCCCGATCACCAAGATCGCGGCGGCCACCGAGCGCCCCGAACGGGTCGTCGGCGTGCACTTCTTCTCGCCGGTCCCGATGATGCAGTTGTGCGAGCTGGTGCGCGGCTACAAGACGAGTGACGAAACCCTCGCCACCGCGCGGGAGTTCGCCGAGTCCGTCGGCAAGACCTGCATCGTCGTCAACCGGGATGTCGCCGGCTTCGTGACGACCCGTCTCATCTCGGCCCTCGTCGTCGAGGCCGCCAAGCTGTACGAGTCGGGCGTCGCCACCGCCGAGGACATCGACCTCGCCTGCAAGCTGGGCTTCGGTCACGCCATGGGCCCGCTCGCCACCGCGGACCTCACCGGCGTCGACATCCTGCTGCACGCCACCAGCAACATCTACACCGAGTCCCAGGACGAGAAGTTCGCTCCGCCGGAGCTGATGCGCCGGATGGTGGACGCGGGTGACATCGGCCGTAAGAGCGGGCAAGGCTTTTACAGCTACTGA
- a CDS encoding STAS domain-containing protein — protein MHIRGDHAELVVGGVLDVRSAADARTVLHSAVDDGVGDLVLDLSELDSWDATGLGVIMGAHRRAGRCGRRLVLRGVPPQMQRLLVATRLHRILAIEGGIGVESLPRV, from the coding sequence ATGCACATCAGGGGCGACCACGCCGAACTGGTCGTCGGGGGCGTCCTCGACGTCCGCAGCGCGGCGGACGCCCGTACGGTTCTGCACTCGGCCGTCGACGACGGAGTCGGCGATCTGGTGCTCGACCTGTCCGAGCTGGACTCCTGGGACGCCACCGGACTCGGGGTGATCATGGGGGCCCACCGGCGGGCCGGCCGTTGCGGCCGGCGCCTGGTGCTGCGCGGTGTACCGCCGCAGATGCAGCGCCTGCTGGTGGCCACCCGGCTGCACCGGATCCTGGCGATCGAGGGCGGCATCGGGGTGGAGTCCCTGCCCCGGGTGTGA
- a CDS encoding ATP-binding protein → MDPNNRGSEEYGHDGDGQASRQRPPRDPLTTDFGQHAPALARTVQLVSGDFLLTVNPVDGSEIEACPPAERPARPEKLTPADRAEVDRAAKPPVPPGPARTAQPLPARQDEREELVRLLARGRSVRLVGSPGAGRTSLLDLVAEDCADLAPDGVVRLTGFHRTPADLLYDLFYAVYSAPLHRPEPDELLTFVRDIGAVVVLDDLEFGGAALDELLDATPECAFVMGVTPEVPPPSAGSGIEDVALGGLDRAASVELLERGVGRVLTEDELNWAGDLWFESEGLPLRFVQAGALLRQRDLLRAGEEAVEEFGVFEDAAPVDAPFEAPFGGETGREEVPLPSLGEAGGPAPLLASRLSALARATLKFAVALGGEVPHQAHLPALVGDTHADAALGELVDCGLVSPVGSRYRLAAGVQAQLEAVGYAEDVQDDARTAARHYAWWAGHPSVTPERVCAEADAVLAALGVLVPDTTPPAEGEESPTVQLARTAAPAFAAGLHWSAWERALRAGAEGARLAGDVSEQAYFHHELGVLALCGGRLDRARAELETSIGLRGALADKRGTVAARRALALVSDRSGTTPGVAAFGATAGEEVSDARYEESQSPPGGVPAAVFPPGGDATTLVTHRASSPSSPSSSATSHKVRGGVRGFARRNLVAAGSGALLVAVLGTVVTLGATSDNDSKTPSTQVGVNPSASQGVGDDSLGADKAEGSDNEGSGDTGTPTSRPTDPGPDGTYGTSDDPTPTDTAGPSDDPTGTQGSGGGSNSSTKPPSSTKPPSSTKPPTNDPTTPPTDDPTDDPTTPPTDDPTTPPTDDPTTPPTESPSTSTSASGPAPSGPTETTSSASAPQSTDAGTPSSADAVI, encoded by the coding sequence ATGGACCCGAACAACCGGGGATCCGAGGAGTACGGACACGACGGCGACGGCCAGGCGTCGCGTCAGCGCCCGCCCAGGGATCCCCTCACAACCGACTTCGGACAGCATGCGCCCGCACTCGCCCGCACGGTGCAACTGGTCTCGGGTGACTTCCTGCTCACCGTCAACCCCGTCGACGGCAGCGAGATCGAGGCCTGCCCGCCCGCGGAGCGTCCCGCGCGGCCCGAGAAGCTGACCCCGGCCGACCGCGCCGAGGTCGACCGCGCCGCCAAGCCGCCCGTCCCGCCCGGCCCGGCCCGTACCGCCCAGCCGCTGCCGGCCCGCCAGGACGAGCGCGAGGAGCTGGTACGGCTGCTCGCCCGCGGCCGCTCCGTACGTCTCGTCGGCTCCCCGGGCGCCGGCCGCACCAGCCTCCTCGACCTCGTCGCCGAGGACTGCGCGGACCTCGCGCCCGACGGCGTGGTCCGCCTCACCGGCTTCCACCGCACGCCCGCCGACCTGCTGTACGACCTCTTCTACGCCGTCTACAGCGCCCCCCTGCATCGCCCGGAACCGGACGAACTGCTCACCTTCGTCCGTGACATCGGCGCCGTCGTGGTCCTGGACGACCTCGAGTTCGGCGGTGCCGCGCTCGACGAGCTGCTGGACGCGACCCCCGAGTGCGCCTTCGTGATGGGCGTCACGCCCGAGGTGCCCCCGCCGTCCGCCGGTTCCGGCATCGAGGACGTCGCCCTCGGCGGTCTCGACCGTGCCGCGAGCGTGGAGCTCCTGGAGCGCGGTGTCGGCCGGGTCCTCACCGAGGACGAGTTGAACTGGGCGGGCGACCTGTGGTTCGAGTCGGAGGGCCTGCCGCTGCGGTTCGTCCAGGCCGGGGCGCTGCTGCGGCAGCGGGACCTGCTGCGGGCCGGCGAGGAGGCCGTCGAGGAGTTCGGGGTCTTCGAGGACGCGGCCCCCGTCGACGCGCCCTTCGAGGCGCCGTTCGGCGGCGAGACCGGCCGCGAGGAGGTGCCGCTGCCGTCGCTCGGTGAGGCGGGCGGGCCTGCGCCGCTGCTCGCCTCGCGGCTCAGCGCCTTGGCCCGCGCCACCCTGAAGTTCGCCGTCGCGCTCGGCGGCGAGGTGCCGCACCAGGCGCATCTGCCGGCGCTGGTCGGTGACACCCATGCCGACGCCGCGCTGGGCGAGCTGGTCGACTGCGGGCTGGTCTCGCCGGTCGGCTCCCGCTACCGGCTCGCCGCGGGCGTACAGGCCCAGCTGGAGGCCGTCGGATACGCCGAGGACGTCCAGGACGACGCCCGCACCGCCGCCCGGCACTACGCCTGGTGGGCCGGGCACCCCTCGGTCACGCCGGAGCGCGTGTGCGCCGAGGCGGACGCCGTGCTCGCCGCGCTGGGTGTGCTCGTGCCGGATACCACGCCGCCCGCCGAGGGCGAGGAGAGCCCGACCGTGCAGCTGGCCCGTACGGCCGCGCCCGCGTTCGCCGCGGGGCTGCACTGGAGCGCCTGGGAGCGGGCGCTGCGGGCGGGTGCCGAGGGTGCTCGCCTCGCCGGTGACGTATCCGAACAGGCCTACTTCCACCACGAGTTGGGCGTCCTCGCGCTCTGCGGCGGCCGGCTGGACCGGGCCCGCGCCGAGCTGGAGACCTCCATCGGCCTGCGCGGCGCCCTCGCCGACAAGCGCGGCACGGTCGCGGCCCGCCGCGCCCTCGCCCTGGTCTCGGACCGCTCCGGTACGACGCCGGGGGTGGCCGCGTTCGGCGCCACGGCGGGGGAGGAGGTGTCGGACGCGCGGTACGAGGAGTCGCAGTCGCCTCCGGGAGGCGTGCCGGCCGCCGTCTTCCCGCCCGGCGGGGACGCCACGACGCTGGTCACCCACCGGGCGTCGTCGCCCTCCTCGCCGTCGTCCTCGGCGACCTCGCACAAGGTCCGCGGCGGCGTCCGGGGCTTCGCCCGGCGCAACCTCGTCGCGGCCGGCTCGGGCGCGCTGCTCGTGGCCGTGCTCGGCACGGTGGTGACGCTCGGCGCGACCTCCGACAACGACTCCAAGACCCCGTCCACCCAGGTCGGCGTCAACCCGTCCGCCAGCCAGGGGGTCGGCGACGACAGCCTCGGCGCCGACAAGGCGGAGGGCAGCGACAACGAGGGCTCCGGCGACACCGGTACCCCGACGAGCCGCCCGACGGACCCGGGTCCCGACGGCACGTACGGCACGTCGGACGACCCGACCCCCACGGATACCGCGGGGCCGTCGGACGACCCGACCGGTACGCAGGGCTCGGGCGGCGGTTCGAACTCGTCGACGAAGCCACCGTCGTCGACGAAGCCACCGTCCTCGACCAAGCCGCCGACAAACGACCCGACGACCCCGCCGACCGACGATCCGACGGACGACCCCACGACCCCGCCGACCGACGATCCGACGACCCCGCCGACGGACGATCCGACGACGCCACCGACGGAATCCCCCTCGACCTCCACGTCGGCCAGCGGTCCGGCCCCGTCCGGCCCGACGGAGACCACCAGTTCCGCGAGCGCCCCGCAGAGCACCGACGCGGGTACGCCGAGCAGCGCCGACGCGGTGATCTGA
- the nucS gene encoding endonuclease NucS: protein MRLVIARCSVDYAGRLTAHLPSAPRLILVKADGSVSIHADDRAYKPLNWMSPPCTLKEGDGEQQDVWTVTNKAGEKLIITMEEVLHDSSHELGVDPGLIKDGVEAHLQELLADRIETLGEGYTLIRREYMTAIGPVDILCRDAEGRTVAVEIKRRGEIDGVEQLTRYLELLNRDPHLAPVRGIFAAQEIKPQARVLATDRGIGCQVLDYDAMRGIEDDKLRLF, encoded by the coding sequence ATGCGTCTCGTCATTGCCCGATGCTCCGTCGACTACGCGGGCCGGCTCACCGCCCACCTGCCCTCGGCGCCCCGTCTGATCCTGGTCAAGGCGGACGGCAGCGTCTCGATCCACGCGGACGACCGGGCCTACAAGCCCCTGAACTGGATGTCGCCGCCCTGCACCCTGAAGGAGGGGGACGGGGAGCAGCAGGACGTCTGGACGGTCACCAACAAAGCGGGCGAGAAGCTCATCATCACCATGGAGGAAGTCCTCCACGACTCCTCGCACGAACTCGGCGTGGACCCCGGTCTGATCAAGGACGGTGTGGAAGCGCACCTCCAGGAACTGCTCGCCGACCGCATCGAAACCCTCGGCGAGGGCTACACGCTCATCCGCCGCGAGTACATGACGGCCATCGGGCCGGTCGACATCCTGTGCCGGGACGCCGAGGGCCGGACGGTCGCCGTCGAGATCAAGCGGCGCGGCGAGATCGACGGCGTGGAGCAGCTCACGCGCTATCTGGAGCTGCTGAACCGGGATCCCCATCTCGCGCCGGTCCGGGGCATCTTCGCGGCACAGGAGATCAAGCCGCAGGCCCGGGTCCTCGCCACGGACCGCGGCATCGGCTGCCAGGTCCTGGACTACGACGCGATGCGCGGGATCGAGGACGACAAGTTGCGGTTGTTCTGA